The Lonchura striata isolate bLonStr1 chromosome 5, bLonStr1.mat, whole genome shotgun sequence genome window below encodes:
- the SEPHS1 gene encoding selenide, water dikinase 1 encodes MSVRESFNPESYELDKSFRLTRFTELKGTGCKVPQDVLQKLLESLQENHFQEDEQFLGAVMPRLGIGMDTCVIPLRHGGLSLVQTTDYIYPIVDDPYMMGRIACANVLSDLYAMGVTECDNMLMLLGISNKMTDRERDKVMPLIIQGFKDAAEEAGTSVTGGQTVLNPWIVLGGVATTVCQPNEFIMPDNAVPGDVLVLTKPLGTQVAVAVHQWLDIPEKWNKIKLVVTQEDVELAYQEAMMNMARLNRTAAGLMHTFNAHAATDITGFGILGHAQNLAKQQRNEVSFVIHNLPVLAKMAAVSKACGNMFGLMHGTCPETSGGLLICLPREQAARFCAEIKSPKYGEGHQAWIIGIVEKGNRTARIIDKPRIIEVAPQVATQNVNPTPGATS; translated from the exons ATGTCTGTTCGGGAGTCCTTTAACCCAGAGAGTTACGAACTGGACAAGAGCTTCCGTCTGACGCGATTCACTGAACTGAAGGGTACAGGCTGCAAAGTGCCGCAGGATGTCTTACAGAAACTGCTTGAATCTCTACAAGAAAACCATTTTCAGGAAGATGAACAGTTCTTGGGGGCAGTTATGCCCAGGTTGG GAATTGGGATGGACACTTGTGTTATTCCATTAAGACATGGAGGTTTGTCATTAGTTCAGACGACAGATTATATTTATCCTATTGTGGATGACCCTTATATGATG GGACGAATAGCGTGTGCCAATGTCCTAAGTGACCTTTATGCCATGGGGGTCACAGAATGTGACAACATGTTGATGCTCCTTGGAATCAGCAATAAAATGACAGATAGG GAAAGAGACAAAGTGATGCCTCTAATTATCCAGGGTTTCAAAGATGCAGCAGAAGAGGCAGGAACATCTGTTACTGGTGGCCAAACAGTGTTAAATCCCTGGATTGTTTTAGGAGGAGTGGCCACAACAGTCTGTCAGCCTAATGAATTTATAAT GCCAGACAATGCAGTGCCAGGAGATGTGCTTGTATTAACTAAACCCTTGGGAACACAAGTGGCTGTAGCTGTCCACCAGTGGCTAGATATT CCTGAAAAGTGGAATAAAATCAAACTCGTGGTAACACAGGAAGATGTAGAACTAGCGTATCAGGAGGCAATGATGAATATGGCACGGCTGAACAGGACAG CTGCTGGACTCATGCACACTTTCAATGCACATGCAGCTACAGACATCACAGGATTCGGGATCCTGGGGCACGCACAGAACCTTGCCAAGCAGCAGCGGAACGAGGTGTCCTTCGTTATCCACAACCTGCCCGTCCTGGCTAAGATGGCTGCTGTCAGTAAGGCCTGTGGCAACATGTTCGGCCTCATGCACGGGACTTGTCCAGAGACTTCAG GAGGCCTCCTCATCTGCTTACCACGAGAGCAGGCAGCGCGTTTCTGTGCCGAGATCAAGTCCCCGAAATACGGCGAAGGCCACCAGGCGTGGATTATCGGCATTGTAGAGAAGGGCAACCGCACGGCCAGGATTATAGACAAACCCCGGATCATTGAAGTGGCACCACAGGTGGCCACTCAGAACGTGAATCCCACGCCCGGTGCCACCTCTTAA